The following proteins come from a genomic window of Armatimonadota bacterium:
- the thiL gene encoding thiamine-phosphate kinase translates to MKLSDLGEFGLIARLRARWPQSPAGVVVGPGDDAAAVQPDQGRLLLFTVDAMVEDVHFRRRWMPPRDLGWKAMAQSLSDIAAMGGQPTHALVCLSLPVPSAVEGPGDLDAGFVDALYDGLDAAAAEYGASVIGGDIVGSTGGVMVSVSLLGEVEEGLLLRRSGARPGEVLMVTGALGDAAAGLRLLEAGESPAAGEESAVTRHLRPAPRVDEARILARSGQVTAAIDLSDGLAGDAAHIAEESGVGVRLHGERLPVGAACKQVAARLRLNPLPLALRGGEDYELLVAVRPQAAEGLAELLHHETGTALTAVGEVVEAARGVVLIAADGIEATLGGAFDHFGEPSDR, encoded by the coding sequence ATGAAACTCAGCGACCTGGGCGAATTCGGCCTCATCGCGCGCCTGCGCGCCCGCTGGCCGCAGTCGCCGGCGGGCGTCGTGGTGGGTCCCGGCGACGACGCCGCCGCGGTGCAGCCCGACCAGGGCCGGCTGCTGCTATTCACCGTGGACGCGATGGTCGAGGACGTTCACTTCCGCCGGCGCTGGATGCCCCCGCGCGACCTGGGCTGGAAGGCGATGGCGCAGAGCCTCAGCGACATCGCCGCCATGGGCGGCCAGCCGACCCACGCCCTGGTGTGTCTGAGCCTGCCTGTCCCGAGTGCAGTCGAGGGGCCCGGCGACCTCGATGCGGGTTTCGTTGACGCTCTCTACGACGGCCTCGACGCCGCCGCCGCCGAGTACGGGGCGAGCGTGATCGGCGGCGACATCGTGGGCTCGACCGGCGGGGTCATGGTGTCGGTGTCGCTGCTGGGCGAGGTGGAAGAAGGGCTGCTGCTGCGCCGGTCGGGGGCGCGGCCGGGGGAGGTTTTGATGGTCACGGGCGCCCTCGGCGACGCCGCCGCGGGGCTGCGGTTGCTGGAGGCGGGGGAATCGCCGGCTGCCGGCGAGGAGAGCGCGGTCACCCGGCACCTGCGCCCCGCCCCGCGCGTGGACGAGGCGCGCATCCTGGCGCGCAGCGGCCAGGTGACCGCCGCCATAGACCTCAGCGACGGCCTGGCGGGCGACGCGGCGCACATCGCCGAGGAGAGCGGCGTCGGCGTGCGTCTGCATGGCGAGCGGCTGCCTGTCGGCGCGGCGTGCAAGCAGGTGGCGGCGAGGCTGAGGCTGAATCCGCTCCCGCTGGCCCTGCGCGGGGGCGAGGACTACGAGCTGCTGGTCGCCGTGCGCCCGCAGGCGGCGGAGGGCCTGGCGGAGCTGCTGCATCACGAGACGGGAACGGCGCTGACCGCGGTCGGCGAGGTGGTCGAGGCCGCGCGCGGCGTCGTGCTCATCGCCGCGGACGGAATCGAGGCTACGCTGGGCGGGGCGTTCGATCACTTCGGCGAACCATCCGACCGCTAG